The Sorangiineae bacterium MSr11367 genome window below encodes:
- a CDS encoding (2Fe-2S)-binding protein — protein sequence MPNYTFTLNGKSITVDAPADMPLLWVLRDKLGITGPKYGCGVGVCRACTCHLDGAAFTPCLMAMRDVPANAKITTIEGLATGETLHPVQRAWIDCDVAQCGFCQAGQIMAAAALLAQKPAPTDDDIDTIDNVCRCGSYPRIRLAIKKAAGG from the coding sequence ATGCCGAATTACACCTTCACGCTCAACGGCAAATCGATCACGGTGGACGCTCCCGCGGACATGCCCCTCTTGTGGGTCCTGCGCGATAAACTCGGAATCACCGGACCCAAATACGGATGCGGCGTCGGCGTCTGCCGCGCGTGCACCTGCCATCTCGATGGTGCGGCCTTCACCCCCTGTTTGATGGCCATGCGCGACGTCCCGGCCAACGCGAAAATCACGACCATCGAGGGCCTCGCCACCGGCGAAACGTTGCACCCCGTGCAGCGAGCCTGGATCGACTGCGACGTCGCCCAGTGCGGCTTCTGCCAAGCGGGCCAAATCATGGCCGCCGCCGCGCTGCTCGCGCAAAAGCCTGCGCCTACGGACGACGACATCGACACCATCGACAACGTCTGCCGCTGCGGCTCGTATCCCCGCATTCGCCTGGCCATCAAAAAGGCCGCGGGCGGTTAA